One Thermicanus aegyptius DSM 12793 DNA segment encodes these proteins:
- a CDS encoding CPBP family intramembrane glutamic endopeptidase has protein sequence MKKKEENLFVWYISELIFGILGLFLIWLGELPWSIFLQWGNPGVDFSLGTLVAVLNIGILSGMAKLFPDLFSKLNDEKARSRSRFFIQLNYVHLFALMALVGIAEEIFFRAAFQSILIMVLPSVPLAIVVASAFFSLAHMNNIRKPFALVSVFIVGLTLGWLFWFTGNLWAAAWSHFLYDIALILGSKWAYKRDPSFLQGEDEAIHDPIPTEARERDKEREGERKIWESQWVRFLLGFLVGLVVILLIFFLKG, from the coding sequence TTGAAGAAAAAGGAAGAGAATCTTTTCGTTTGGTACATTTCAGAGTTGATCTTTGGGATTCTGGGCCTGTTCCTGATATGGTTGGGGGAGCTACCGTGGAGCATTTTCCTTCAGTGGGGGAATCCGGGAGTCGATTTTTCCCTCGGCACGCTGGTTGCGGTCCTGAATATAGGGATACTTTCGGGTATGGCCAAGTTATTTCCGGATCTGTTTTCGAAGTTAAATGATGAAAAGGCCCGATCAAGGTCCCGGTTTTTCATTCAGCTTAATTATGTCCATTTATTTGCTTTAATGGCTTTGGTCGGTATTGCGGAGGAGATTTTTTTCCGTGCCGCTTTTCAATCGATTTTGATTATGGTTTTGCCGTCCGTCCCCCTCGCAATTGTCGTCGCCTCCGCCTTTTTCTCTTTGGCGCACATGAATAACATACGGAAACCTTTCGCCTTGGTCTCTGTTTTTATCGTTGGATTGACCCTCGGCTGGCTCTTTTGGTTTACCGGAAATCTTTGGGCGGCCGCTTGGAGCCATTTTTTGTACGATATCGCCCTGATTTTGGGAAGCAAATGGGCTTACAAGAGGGACCCTTCTTTCTTGCAAGGGGAGGACGAAGCTATCCATGACCCCATTCCGACAGAGGCGCGGGAGAGAGATAAAGAGCGTGAAGGGGAGAGGAAAATTTGGGAAAGCCAATGGGTTCGGTTCCTTTTGGGCTTCTTGGTGGGTCTCGTGGTCATTCTCCTGATCTTTTTCCTGAAGGGGTGA
- a CDS encoding ABC transporter permease, whose amino-acid sequence MVWKIYLKELKDAFRDRKTLFLSVFVPVMMIAATSFLYEYLFFDSAEKVENITVGISDKTDQAALEWLSTLEYVKFVRTEDPQRVAEAGDVQIAMVVDDAFVQKLEQGLPTKITLYADQTSMKVSRAVDLLLGELNQKKDEIVTSRLVKAGIDPKQVTPFAAEVKSFSEKSETSLLLLSMLFSLIIVMSVMLGGFPSAVDLFAGEKERKTMESLLITPVSRMKLIAAKWLTVATIGTLSGLFAIAAFVLIAKTAAPKLGEGLMFGEQTLLLLTSAIVGILLFAFLFAVVQMIISMMSHTFKEAQNYISPVMFLALVPYYLLIGVAPNELQSYHFLIPFMNTFALLKELIYGIFSLSHMLFVAASSILFILIGFLFAYVMFRKDKWVLGR is encoded by the coding sequence ATGGTGTGGAAGATCTACTTAAAAGAGCTAAAAGATGCCTTTCGCGACCGTAAAACCTTATTCCTAAGCGTTTTTGTGCCTGTGATGATGATCGCCGCCACGTCATTTCTGTATGAATATCTCTTTTTTGACTCAGCGGAGAAGGTGGAGAACATTACGGTCGGGATCTCGGATAAGACGGACCAGGCTGCGCTGGAATGGCTCTCTACCCTGGAATATGTGAAATTCGTAAGGACAGAGGATCCGCAAAGGGTGGCGGAAGCGGGCGATGTGCAGATCGCCATGGTGGTGGATGATGCGTTTGTGCAGAAGCTGGAGCAAGGCCTGCCCACCAAGATCACCCTCTATGCGGACCAAACCAGCATGAAGGTGAGCAGAGCCGTTGATCTGCTCCTTGGGGAATTAAATCAGAAAAAGGATGAGATTGTGACGAGCCGACTGGTAAAGGCGGGGATCGATCCGAAGCAAGTAACCCCTTTTGCTGCGGAAGTAAAATCATTCTCGGAGAAAAGCGAGACTTCCCTCTTGCTGCTCTCCATGCTTTTCTCTCTGATCATTGTCATGTCCGTCATGTTGGGGGGCTTCCCCTCTGCGGTTGATCTCTTCGCCGGAGAAAAAGAAAGAAAGACGATGGAATCGCTCTTGATCACCCCGGTCAGCAGAATGAAGTTGATCGCGGCCAAATGGCTTACCGTCGCAACGATCGGTACGTTGAGCGGACTCTTTGCCATTGCGGCATTTGTACTCATCGCCAAAACGGCCGCTCCCAAACTGGGGGAGGGACTGATGTTTGGGGAGCAAACGCTTCTACTTCTCACCTCCGCAATCGTCGGGATTCTCCTCTTTGCCTTTCTCTTCGCTGTCGTCCAGATGATAATCAGCATGATGAGCCATACCTTTAAAGAGGCGCAAAATTATATTTCGCCCGTCATGTTTCTGGCGCTTGTCCCTTACTATCTTCTGATAGGAGTTGCGCCCAATGAGCTGCAGAGCTACCACTTCCTGATTCCGTTTATGAACACATTCGCGCTGCTGAAAGAGCTTATTTACGGGATCTTTTCCTTGAGCCATATGCTCTTCGTGGCGGCCAGCTCCATTCTTTTTATCCTCATCGGTTTTCTCTTCGCCTATGTAATGTTCAGGAAAGATAAATGGGTGCTTGGCAGGTAA
- a CDS encoding ATP-binding cassette domain-containing protein has product MITVDRVTKIFKTKKETIYAAKSFSFEIGKGEVVGLLGENGAGKTTLLRMIATLLEPTEGRISVSGFDTIMQPMEVKKRIGVLFGGETGLYERLTARENLEYFAMLYGMSEHEIKVRIDSLAVKFGMKEYLHRRVGTFSKGMRQKVAIARTLIHDPEVILFDEPTTGLDITSANIFRQLIHQLRGEGKTIIFSSHIMEEVQLLCQSVIMIHKGEMIYHGSLQDLYEEEQSKDLNYIMMSKVVRGA; this is encoded by the coding sequence GTGATTACGGTAGATCGGGTGACGAAAATCTTCAAAACGAAAAAGGAAACGATTTATGCGGCAAAATCTTTCTCCTTTGAGATAGGAAAAGGGGAAGTGGTCGGATTGCTGGGGGAAAACGGAGCAGGGAAAACGACGCTACTCCGCATGATCGCCACGTTGCTTGAGCCGACGGAGGGAAGAATCAGCGTCTCCGGCTTTGACACGATCATGCAGCCGATGGAGGTGAAAAAGCGGATCGGGGTCTTATTCGGAGGGGAGACGGGATTGTATGAACGGCTTACGGCAAGGGAAAACCTTGAATATTTCGCCATGCTGTACGGCATGAGCGAACATGAAATCAAGGTAAGGATTGACTCATTGGCCGTAAAGTTTGGGATGAAAGAGTATTTGCACCGCCGGGTAGGCACCTTCTCCAAGGGAATGAGGCAGAAAGTGGCGATTGCCAGGACCTTGATCCACGATCCGGAAGTGATCCTGTTTGACGAGCCGACCACGGGACTGGACATCACCTCGGCCAACATTTTCAGACAACTGATTCACCAGCTTAGAGGGGAAGGAAAGACGATCATCTTCTCCAGCCACATCATGGAGGAGGTTCAACTGCTTTGCCAATCAGTCATCATGATTCATAAAGGAGAGATGATCTATCACGGTTCCCTTCAGGATCTTTATGAGGAGGAACAAAGCAAGGATCTGAACTACATTATGATGTCTAAAGTGGTGAGGGGGGCTTAA
- a CDS encoding GHKL domain-containing protein, with product MPVGLAEQTKLAGNLLENALEAAKKYAKANPGAVIEIYSSIRSGLYLLEIRNSTLPISGEVLDRLFKTPVTPGQGDGGSSWRHGIGAYVVAETVKKQNGYLDFTYQPPILSVKIKIPVVKE from the coding sequence ATGCCGGTAGGGCTTGCGGAGCAGACGAAACTGGCCGGGAATCTGCTGGAGAATGCCCTTGAAGCCGCCAAAAAATATGCGAAGGCGAACCCTGGGGCCGTCATCGAGATCTACTCATCCATCCGCAGCGGGCTTTATCTCCTGGAGATCCGCAATTCCACCCTGCCCATATCGGGCGAGGTGTTGGACCGTTTATTCAAAACCCCGGTGACACCGGGCCAAGGGGACGGGGGCTCCTCATGGAGACATGGAATCGGCGCCTATGTGGTGGCAGAAACGGTTAAAAAACAGAATGGCTATCTCGATTTTACCTACCAGCCCCCAATCCTGTCGGTTAAAATAAAAATTCCCGTCGTAAAGGAGTAA